In Anopheles bellator chromosome 2, idAnoBellAS_SP24_06.2, whole genome shotgun sequence, the genomic stretch TAGCAATAAATTATACACCAAAAAGGGGCATATTTGACGCagatcggaccatcggaaacattttaaatttattgaagtGCATTTCATACccttttggtttgaaattcacgcaaaaataatggatttcgtTTTAGCCAAACTCATACATACTTTCGTCTGGAAAGTTGTACGTAAAACAAGACTTTCAATGAAAGAAACCAtcagaaaaattaaaatgtctcACTTTATTGgttaaaatttaaagaaaatcgggaaaagttttaaaacggttaaaaaaaaaacattcgtaCAAAACCTGAGTGGCAGAAGGCGCAAATCTGGCTATGTGGAATTCGAACattcatcgatcatcgattaGCGAACATTTTAAGACCAATATACTGTCGAAATTTgcttaaaatatatttataatatataatatatttacaaatataaaatatatttacaaAGTACATCCATAATGTGGCCAAACGTGATGCGAGAGACAAAGATAGCCAAAGTAGACGTGATGAGTATGATTTTGTTAAAAGCTGAAAAAGCAAATGACCACAGTTTCTGTGtcagaatttaaaaaaacccaaaaaagcgAAGTTTCATTATGCTAAATATAATGTAAAATTTCTCAGCTTTATGGCACCGatggccgttccgttctggCTTTGGTGGTTCAAAAGGACATCCACAAGCAAAGGATGCGGAACGAGGAACGGCAGCCATTGCCCTTCCGCATCATTTCACCGATCGACACAGACACAGATGACGTGCCACAACAAAATGGTGATTTACCGGTGGCCATCCTTTTCGTCCCCCACGAAACCTTCCATCACGCTCAAAACAAGGCGTAACAGGACAAGGCAccggaaaggaaagaaagtaaCACAATTAAAGTTTTAAGCAAACAGGCCGGCCGACCTCACGACAGCCCCGCAGTTCCCGCGCGCGTGGAAAACCTTCCTCCGTCTCGGGCGATTAACACCCTTCGGGCGACATTGTCGTGTGGCGAGGGCACCGAGAGAGCCTACAACAATTTGCCACGGCCATCGGGATCGACACAATGCACATGaccgacacgcacaccacaccaggCAATTTTCCCCGGTGCGACAAACGACCTTCCGCGGATTCCGACGCTGCCGCGACCGGAACCAATCAGTTCGGCCCAGGTCCCAGCTACAAACGGTCGTCCATCAGCGTCGAAGGGGGGAAAGGCGGTGGGAAGGCGGGGAAAATGCCACcgcatgcacttttcactgcACCGCCGCATCGGGGCCCCTTCGCCGCCGTGGCTAACGGttccgtgcgcgcgcgcaaataccgcgatcgatgatgcatcgaccgatcgctctctctctctctctctttgtccttctttctctctcttcctctgtcgctctctctatcgTCAAGGAAGGTCATGTTGGGGCGCCGTCCCCAGGCGAGCTCCTCCCCGCTCCGGTCAGCATCCGCGCGGCTCGCTGTTCCCAGCGACTAACGCAAGAAGCGAAAGGTCAATAATTCCACCTTTCCCTACCGTATTTATCGTTAATTGCATTTCGCTGAATCAgcaattaatcaaaattatttcaattcaattctgCTCCTTACTGcgactactgctgctgccgatcgaCGCCACGCCGCTCGGCATGGCGCAGGCGCAGCCAGAGCCAGCCCAGCGCACAGTATGGTACATCGGAGGCCCCCCTTCTTTCATCGGACGACTTGTGAGCAGCGCCGTCTTGGGCCTACGGGCGCTACTCTGCTGGTCGCCTTCATCAGCGTGATCTTTCCTGAgtggtgccgccgctgccgctaaggattcgcgcgcgcggtctCAGTGCTTTGTGCGGGGTCCACCGGCCAGAGAGAGGTCCCCCGCGGGCGGCGCGCGCACGCGGCacattaaataataaattacacCCTCCACAACGCAGCCTCCACAGGTCGCCTGGCGTGGTCGCCCCttggccccccgggggtgaaAAGCGAGGCTCAATCGGTATCGGCTCGCCACGGTTCGCCTCGGCACACCGAGAACCTACCGAGGCTTgctggctctggctggctcgctggctaGCTGATTGTAGGAAAATGATACCGTTTGCCTCACGGGGATCGGAGCGAACTTCCTGCACACCGTCTGTGGGCGGCGTGATCGTGGCGGGAACAATGCTGCCGTTTCGTGGAGGactccacacacacagccgGAATGCTCGGCACGTCGGCGTAGATCATCTGTCAACGCGACAGCGACGGCCgtcgaaagacgtcagttcgaatccCCAGACAGTGTGTCCCAGATCaatggaaaactttaaattgtTGCTAACTGTGTACGGCTTTGTTCGTCCGTTCGGACAGTGGTCTTCCTGTGTAGCCAGCTTCAAAACGCATTTCCCACGTCTCCAGAGAAAGTTGGGAAAATGTAGAAGGGTTGTGATCAAAAAGTTTACGGAATTTTGGATTTCCGCCGGAAAggtatatccgattttcgatttttttgtggcattatattgctactcatgtcactcacttatggtgataatttcggccattttaagtaatcagtcaatttgagacagctgttttacttggacaagatttggctcatcggctctgccgtctttatcttctaaatcgtatcgtagctTCGTCCTTTTATGGCCTACTTAAGATTCTAGAATAAGAAAAAGTCTCAGGGGGGGAGATCTAGAGAATTCGATGTGTTATTTAGTGTTAAATTAGTGAATGGGAAAACAGAGCCTAGTTAACAAAGATGAACTTAGCTAACTTAAACAACACCCTAGCTAATCTAACACTGTTAACAGGGGCACGACATCCAATTTTGGGGTTTCGCACAAATCTAGGCGTTTGTGATGGATTGAAAACTTGGCatttcgacgttcacatcttctcgaccctctgagaacattttgaaacaccgaaaaacactGCTTTGGGTCATAATAGCTccaccataagccacagtcaatatttcgatttcgttattcacacaaaatatgataaagattctttgtcATCAGTTTTTTGCAGCCGTTGGCTAAAATAAGTCGAAGCAATACAGCTGTCAtaaattgactgattactgAAAATGGCTGAACTTAGTTAGGGGAAAGTCGAAAGTTAGTGACTTGTGTAGCAAGctaacgcaaaaaaaaatcgaaaatcgcaAATACGTaacccgcggaaattcaaatgtcttactactttttgaacagccctcgtacaATTTGGGGTTCTCAGATTCCAGGTCTAGCAGGTCTATAACAGGCCTAAAACCATGGAATGAgattttttcaataaaattacaTGTTTATGgcattgaaatgcaaaaatctATTTTGTTCCAAGTATGTGGTGCCGTGGAAGCCACGCCTAAAGAATTGTTAGTCTTTTGAAGCAGAACCAATAggtcatccaatttcgacttcctcgtgGGAATCGAACTGCTGCTCAGCTAATGCGTGTCCcgtcgatgaaaatgaatgatatttgGTAAGGGCCAAGACCGATGAATATAGCGAGTGTGGTAGCAGCTCCCAGCCAAGGACTTTGATTGTATCttgaagcagttttgctttgtgtccAGGCAAATTGTTATGGAGCCAAGTTACCTAACCATGTCTCTGGCCCATTTGCCTGTTCGTTTctcgatcaatgcatggttcaaattgatcatttattgTCAGTCGAAATCTATATTAACGGTTTATATTaaccaggttttaggagcttgtgatacaccacacctttctaACCCCATCAGAAAGTACTTGTTTGGAACCCTCcgacattttttgcttttcaaattttgtaaaccgcttaaagcacagcaattttccaaaaacaagcttcgacaagcctttgatgcgattttgtagcagttttcttcaggAGATAGCAGGAAAACAATGATCCCCTCAAAACATGatctcttcaaagataagttgcaaactaaatttatttttgtattcAACCTGCAATCGAAACAAAGTAATGTTATCAAAAAACCCAAAAGCTTGATTAGGAGGTCCAAATtaacagctagagccatctgtttacaAATCTCCTTTCatagttttagttttagtttattATGGTCTCCTGCCATTACTCTCAAACCTACGGGAATATTGGGTGAACTGTGTCCAGGCTGCGACGGCAGGAGTCGATTGGAAAGCCTTATGATCAGCCAACCTGATCATAAGACGCGGGCGAATCAATTtacaaaacggaaacgcacCCAACGCCCCAACAACCACATAATATGGCTGGCTGGATCATACGCGGTGGCAAAAGGTGGTGCCACGGCGTTCTTAGCGGCTATAGCTAGAGAGAGGACCATAAGGAGCGATGCAACAAGCTGCGCGTATCAATAGATCATAAACAGTTACGAGCAAACGAAACGCTGGCTtgtccgccggccggctgacgAGCTCGCTCGCAAGTTGATCGCTCATTCAGCAGCAATCAGCGAGGTCAGGTCCGCTCACTCCGCTCGACCGAAAACGAAAGCCGCGAAGTCGAAGCGGGCGAACGAATGATATAAGGTAGGCGCATAATAGCATATTTATCATTATCATGATCATGAGACGATCATCGGCAGGATGATGATCCTGCGCACCGCGAAGGGCACCGCAAGATGTGCGTAGAGGCCTCGGACAGCTCGGCAGGCATCCCAGCAGCAACTCGGCTCCGTTGGGCTAATCAAGCCACAATGATGGCGATATTTATGACGGTACCGTACCGGGACGCTATGGCCTGTGCAGCATTCTAGAGAGTGCGATTAGGATTCGACTTCTGCCCACATCGACGGAGACGGAGTGCAATTCTCCATCATATAACCGAAGGGATTCGCAAGAGGCGCCTGTGGTTGCCACGGTGCCACTTTGCACAGGGAGTTCAGTCTTCCGCTTCATTTTCCGTTCACCACTTCACTCGGCGGACGAACGGGCTACAAAACACTACAAAGCTAtcaacacagagagagagatagaaagagagagagctaatGAAGGAATTTCCCTAAAGCACCTGGTTTTGGGGGGTGTGAACGGCCACCGACAACAGGGGAAGCTAAATAGCCTCCCCCCAAAACCATCAAGAGAGGCACCCGAGAAGTAATCATGTTTTCAACACTTTACATTTAATGAGCCTCCCCGTTGGAGTTGGCCGTTGGCGCTATTTGCctgccccggccggccgggctcgtttcgcttttccggaAACACCCAACGGTACGCTGCACTGGAATCGAACTTTAAGGCGCTAAACACCTGTTAGAGAATTCGGTTCTTCTGTTTGTCcatcggcccggcccgagtgGGCGTCAGAATAACTGCATATCTCCAGTCCAGTACCAGTTGCTACAAATGGGCGATTAACAATTTCCCCATAAATGGTTCTTGCCTCCTGGCCGCGCTCCGGCGCTCGTTACAAAGCCCCGAAGTAGTAGGTGCTTCAAGATGCTCTTGCGAGGTGATGCTCATAAGCATATTCCAACCAAGAATAACTCCATCTTCGGGAGGGGCTTGGGAATTAGGTACACCAGTCCCTCTGTTCTGTTGTTGAAGAGAATAAGAGAATTCTCTTGCCGGTACGCGTCAAGATTCTTGATCGTAACGTTTACATTCCCAATCCGAAGATAACTTATTTTGTTAGTTTGCTTTTTCGTAAATTATCTCTCTTGGTCTGATTTTTTTATGGTGAGTTTAAAAACGGAAActtattttttactttttttcagAATACATATAATGGCTGGAAAGGTAGAAGGCCCTGCAACTCAAGATGTATGACAAGACGTATCTTGCCAATTTACGCGCAGCTATTCCTATTCTCGAGAGAAACAAGATTATCGAACCTATCAACCAGTACGCTCTCCCCGGCTACTGAAGTATTTTCCACTTAGAATCGAGAACAATGGAATTTGCTCTATCTCGAGGTTGctttgacttaggaaacatgtcaaggtgtcTGTTCGCGGCGCTAGCCACGATTTCGGAAAGAATACAATTTTGGATCTTCGCTCTTCTTAATGCGGATCAAAATCCTGTATTTCTCCTGTATCCCGGTTTCCTCTGTCCTCCTCGATAGTCCAAACGGAAAGGACCCGTTTCTCTTCTCTGCTGGCGCTTGTCACCTCACCGCTGATTATCTCGTGTTTTCGATTCTGGATCCGATACTTCAGGCTATCTCCGTTTTGGACGTCGGATCCAGTTCTCTGGCTCTAGCTGTTCGCAACagtgtcaaaatgaaggtattttattgtactttaaaagaaaaatttcataaatttattttgttggtcgTCGGaaattttggtccaagaagcatcctttgtacctcgtcaaAACCTTatcgtacaactttctagcgcgtgttttagCAACTAGATTTTACATAACTGTCCCGTTTGTATGCAcacaaggaaaaaaacagtagTTTCTTCGTGGACAGATCTTCTGgacagtacttttgctggcaccatatttttttgcaacatgccgaaccgaaagtccaggatttgccttgattgatctcaaaaccttccagttcagctgccggacgtattttccactttcgtttTACGGTATTGCGTTCCCGAAAACGGTGCAGCAGAGCATAcacagttgattttgcaaatttttgtatttttaagATTTTTATAGCGAATCACGTGGGgttctcgacgtgagtgtgcagaattattatttcttcttttgagttccattaacttgatgaaactttcagcactgaaagtcgaatgtaTACTAAAGATATGACCATCAACACATTtaaaatccgaccaccaggggcgctgctagaaatcatacaattgttcccgattctaagtggacaATACTTTAGTGAGTTGAAGTAACAGCATCGGCATATGTTGGCACTGTTTTAGCAATCGATATACGATTACTGCGGTCGGCAGCTCAAGCCTAACGCTGATGTCCAACATCTACCAATGAGCCGAGTAGCGAGGGGGAACTGAACTTCCGGTATATTTTGCACGCAGTGGCTAGCGGTGGTCAGTATCGGGATGGTtcgggaaaacgggaaaaatcgggaaaatggtCGAAGGACTCGAAGTTGGTTGCGTGTTACTTGAAGTGACTGGCAATCGCTTAACTACTACCGCCAAGACGGTAATAACATACATAATAAATGTgatcaaacaaaacatcaaacacgaAAGCTAACATCAAACATGCAATTATTAAGCAATTAAGTGCAGTTTGTTGGTGTCCCATGAAATGCGTTTCTTATAAAAGGGGACCGACTATCCGTGCACAGGAACTCAGTCATACCTAGTTGCTGGAAGTTAACACAAGCGGCTCTtgaaaatggtaataaaaGATAGTGAATTCGAGGATTCGTTCGGGTACGCGCTGCTCCGCGGTGATATGGGAACTGTTTGGGACACATCGAAGGACGAGCGCTTAGTGAATGGGACGATGAATCCGGAGCTTATCCAGCGTGCCAAGGAGCGGGCCGCTCGGGCACAGCTCAATTCGGCCGACGGTGACACCTGTGAAATGCACGACCAGTTCTACCGAGATCACaaactgttgctggtgctttTTCGAGCACTGGCCGTCATGCCCATTACCCGGTCCGCCCCCGGCAGGATTACATTCAGCTGGCGATCGTCTGCTTCAATCTATGCGTTCTGCTTCTACATCGTGACCACGGTGATCGTGCTGGTTGTTGGGTACGAGCGGATCAAGGTGTTCCGATCCACCAGCAAGTTTGACGAATACATTTACGGCATTTTGTTCGTGATCTTTTTGGTACCCCACTTCTGGATCCCATTCGTCGGGTGGGGCGTGGCGAAGCAGGTTGCTATCTACAAAACGATGTGGGGCGCGTTTCAGGTGCGCTACTATCGCGTCACCGGCACCTCGCTGCAGTTTCCTCGCCTTCGGATGCTTATCGTTTGCTTCTCGATCGGGTGTTTGGTGTGCGCGATAGTGTTCCTGCTATCGCTCAGCTTTCTGCTGGAAGGTTTCGCCTTGTGGCACACGTCCGCTTACTATCACATCATTACGATGCTGAACATGaacagcgccctctggtataTCAATAGCCGCGGTATCCGGGTGGCATCGTCCAGCTTATCGCGCTGCTTCCGGAGCGATGTCGCTGTCGAATGCACGGCGGCCATGATCTCCCGGTACCGGTTTCTCTGGCTGAACCTTAGCGAACTGCTGCAGTCACTGGGCAACGCCTACGCACGGACCTACTCAACTTACTGTCTCTTCATGTTCGTCAACATAACTGTCGCCATCTACGGCGCACTGTCGGAAATCATTGACCACGGATTCGGGTTCTCGTTCAAAGAGATTGGACTGATCGTCGACACGGTGTACTGCTCGACTCTACTGTTCATCTTCTGTGACTGCTCACACAACGCCACGCTGCAAGTGGCGCAGGGTGTGCAGGACACGTTGCTCGGCATTGACCTGCTGAAGGTCGATCAACCCACGCAGAAAGAGATCGATCTGTTTATTCAAGCGATCGAAATGAATCCGGCCATCGTTAGCTTGAAAGGATACGCCGAAGTCAACCGGGAGCTTTTAACCTCAGTAAGAAACTGTGAACTTTCAATCCAATTCTGCGATGTCAATAACTTGGGCTATACCTCTCCTTTTTTACAGAGCATCGCGACTATTGCCATCTACTTGATTGTGCTGTTGCAATTCAAACTGTCGCTCATCTCGCAGCAAATTCCGGTAGAATTAATAGAAAATGTGAAACTCTTACAGAAAGGTTGAAAGAACGAATGCTTCTTGATAATGCTATTCAgaaaattggagtctccttggaacgGAAGTGTATTGctgttcagggagaccatactgaataataaagtgtattaaTAAGTTATAGAACTAAATATTCACAAGAAATCAGTTCATATCACGATAGCGTCCAACAGACCAAGCACCGTGCTTTATGGTGCGCTTCATCAATATAATTTCAAGAATTACCCCAACtggtaaacatttgccaaaccTGCAAACCGCAAACAATCGATTAGCAGCGAAGCCGGGCGTTaaaacggccagccagccggtcagCTATATCCGGACACCGCTACTCGCGCCAGGAGGCCCCCGCGTGGTATTGGAGAACCCTCCGGAGAACTGTTACAACTACTTCCCTTCCACCGCGTAATGCCGAGCAGAAtggccgggaacgggaaataTTAATAATGGCCGCAGTGGCCAGTGGCTACGAAGCATTCGAGCCTCCCGTCGAAAGGGATCACACCCGGTTCCATCAACTCAGAAACACATTACACGATGGGCCCCGTGCGTTACAGTTTACGTTAAAATCGGAGCAACCATCAACTGGACAGGCCGGCTGGCTAGCCCGGCCGGTGAGCAGATGGCGGCAaatgttttaatcaatttttcaattaatttccttCCGCGCGGGGAGAGTGCGCGCCACGCATATGGCCCCTCAACAACACCGCGCTTAGGCCATCCCTTTTGCGGCTACCCCAACCCCAACATCCGTAACCGGTAGGTGCACCCCAACATTGGAAGGCCCGAGGCCCGGTCCGG encodes the following:
- the LOC131212006 gene encoding gustatory and odorant receptor 22-like; this encodes MVIKDSEFEDSFGYALLRGDMGTVWDTSKDERLVNGTMNPELIQRAKERAARAQLNSADGDTCEMHDQFYRDHKLLLVLFRALAVMPITRSAPGRITFSWRSSASIYAFCFYIVTTVIVLVVGYERIKVFRSTSKFDEYIYGILFVIFLVPHFWIPFVGWGVAKQVAIYKTMWGAFQVRYYRVTGTSLQFPRLRMLIVCFSIGCLVCAIVFLLSLSFLLEGFALWHTSAYYHIITMLNMNSALWYINSRGIRVASSSLSRCFRSDVAVECTAAMISRYRFLWLNLSELLQSLGNAYARTYSTYCLFMFVNITVAIYGALSEIIDHGFGFSFKEIGLIVDTVYCSTLLFIFCDCSHNATLQVAQGVQDTLLGIDLLKVDQPTQKEIDLFIQAIEMNPAIVSLKGYAEVNRELLTSSIATIAIYLIVLLQFKLSLISQQIPVELIENVKLLQKG